The Gemmatimonadota bacterium DH-78 region GGGCCACCGGGCCCTCGCGCTTGAGCACCTTCATCGCATGGATCAGGTGCTGCGAGATCGCCACCATCTCGTCGCCCGGGTCGTTGAACACCCGGCGCGACACGCTGAAGATCGTGCGCAGCTCACTCGTCGGAAACGCGATGCTCGTGGCGGCGAACGTTCCGCCGGCCACGATCAGGATGCCGGGCACGTTGATGAAGGTGCTGATCGGCGATCCGAGCAGGATCGCCGCGAGCACCAGCCCCGTGCCGGCGAGCACACCGCCGATCGACGCTTTGTCCATGGGGAAGCCGAGGAATACGGGTGGATACCGGACGCGCGGAGATCGGACGCCCATCGTGCACCGAGTATCGACTTGCCCGGGACCGACTTGAGCCACCCCGAAACGACGACGGCGGGCGCCGCGAAGACCGCGACGCCCGCCGTGGATCCCGCCCGAAAGGCGGTGCCGGCTCAGAGCTCCGGAATGCGGAGCACCTGGCCCGGGTAGATCTTGTCCGGATCCTCGAGCATCGGCTTGTTGGCCTCGAAGATCACCGGGTACTTCATGGCATCGCCGTACTGCTCCTTGGCGATCTTGCTCAGCGTGTCGCCCGACTCGACGGTGTAGAAGCGGGCCTCGGGCGCCTCTTCCTCCACGGTCATCCGGTCGTCCACGCGCGACACGCCCTGCGTGTTGCCCGCGATCAGCACGATCTTCTCGCGGGTGGCCTGGTCGGCGGCCGCGCCGCGGATGGTGGCCGTGCCGTCGTCGAAGTCGACCATCGGATTGGTGACGTCGAGGTTCATCGACAGGATCGTGCGGAGGATCGCATTGCCGGTCCGCATCTCGGCGAGCTTCTCCTCGGCCGATTCCCCGGCCGGTGCCTCGGGAGCGGCGGCCGGCGTGTCGGAAGGTGCCTCGCGCTTCTTACCAGCATTCCGGATGAAGTCGAAGATGCCCATGTACTCGCCTCTCTGGAGCGGGTCGGAGATCGCCGGCTCCGTGCCGACGGGGGGTGGGCGAAAGGTAGGCGGGGGTCGACGGCGTGTCAGCCTCCTTGCGGAGGACCGGCGTCTCGAACATGCTCCGGATGCGTCTCGATTCGGGCACCCGCTCACGTACACACGCCATGTCGCTCATCACTCTCGACGAAGCGCTCGACCTTCCGCTCGAACGGGCCAACGCGCTCTTCGAGACCCACCTGAATCGCTACCTGCTGCGGGTCTTCAAGATCCTCGGCTTCAGCGAGATGGACATCGTCGGTGCGGAGGGCACCGTGATCCACCTCCGCGACGGTCGGCGGATCCTCGACTTCTCGGGGGGCATCGGCATCTGTGGAGTGGGGCACAACCACCCGCGGGTACTGGCGGCGGAGCGCGCCTGCCAGGAGCGGAAGGTGATCGACCTCCTGCGGCTGGCGCCGCACCCCCTGCAGGGGGCGCTGGCGCACAACATCGCGCAGTGCCTCCCGGCCCCCCTCGACGTGTCGTTCTTCACGGTCTCGGGGGCCGAGGCCGTGGAGGGGGCGATGAAGCTGTGCGAGCGGATCCAGGGTCCGAAGGGCAAGACGAAGTTCATCGCCATGCAGGGCGCCTTTCACGGCAAGCTGCACGGGTCGCTCTCCATCACGACCGCCTCCCGCTTTCAGGAGGGGTTCATCATGGGGGTGCCCCCGGAGCACGTGGTGACGGTGCCCTACGGCGACGCCGCGGCCGTCGCCGCGGCCATCCGCGACGCCACCACCGACGGCGCCAACGACATCATCGCCGTGATCGTCGAGCCGATCCGCGGAGAGGCCTGCGAGGTCCCACCCGTGGGCTACCTTACGGAGATCGCCCGCATCTGCCGGGAGAACGACGTGATGACGATCTTCGACGAGGTGAAGACGGGCATGGGTCGCACCGGCCGCTTCGCGGCCTTCATGCACGAAGACGTGGTGCCCGACGTCACCACGCTCGCGAAGTCGCTCGGCGGGGCGAAGCGGGCGGTGGGCGCGATGGTCACCTCGCAGGAGAACTGGGACAAGGCGTACGGCCGGGTGAAGGACTGCACGCTGCACTCCACCGGCTTCGGCGGTCTCGGGAGCACCATGGCCGTCGCACTCGAGACGATCAACATCATGCACGACGAGGGGCTGATCGAGCGCTGCGCCGAGCTCGGCGAGTACTTCGGCGGCCGACTGCGCGCACTTCAGGAGCGCCACCCGAAGACCGTGGCCGAGGTGCGCGGGCGGGGGCTCTTCCAGGCGCTCCGCTTTCGCTTCAAGGAAACCTTCGCGGCCCGGGTCGCCGGCATCACCGGCAACGAGATCTTCCGCTCCTATCAGAGCGTGATGATCGGCGCCCTGAGTCGGGAGCTCTACACGCGCCACGACGTGCTCACCCACTTCCAGCCCGGCGCCCTCGACATCCTGCACTTCATGCCGCCGCTCGTGGTGGAGAAGGAAGAGATCGACCGCGTGGTGGACGCCCTCGACGACATCCTCACCCGCGGGATGACCGATGCGACCGTCCGGTTCGTGACGGCCAACGCCAGGCGAGTGATGGGACTCTGAGTTGACGACCGAAGCGCTTCCCCTGGTGGTGGACCTGGACGGCACGCTGGTGCGGTCCGACACGCTGGTCGAGAACTGGCTCCGGGTGATCCGGTACCAGCCGTGGACGGTGTTCTACACCCCGCTCTGGATTCTGCGCGGGCGCGCGTGGCTGAAGAACGAGGTGGCGCGACGAGCCGAGCTGCGGCCCGAGCACCTGCCGTATCACGAGGAGCTGGTCGCCTGGCTGCGCGAGCAGAGGGAGGCCGGGCGCGAGATTCACCTCGCGACGGCTGCCAACACCCGGATCGCCGAGCCGATCGCCGCGCACCTGGGGCTGTTCGACCGGGTCTTCGCATCCACTCCGGATCGCAATCTCAAGGGGGCGGTGAAGGCCGAAGTGCTCTGCTCGGAGTTCGGCCGCGGGCGCTTCGTGTACGCGGGCAACGATCGCAGCGACCTCGTCGTCTGGTCGGAGAGCGCCGCCGCCGTCCTGGTCGAGGCGCCCCCCGGGGTGACCCGTCGTGTGAAGGGGCCCGTCGAGGCGCGGTTCTCCCGCGAGAGCAACCGCTTTCGCGACATGCTGCGTGCGATGCGGCTGTATCAGTGGGTGAAGAACCTGCTGGTCTTCCTGCCGCTCGTGACGTCGAACGGACTGCTGCGCGCCTCCAGCCTCGCCGATGCGCTGATCACCTTCATGGCGTTCAGCCTTCTCGCTTCGGGTGTGTATCTGGTCAACGACCTCTTCGATCTCGGCGCCGACCGCCAGCACCCCCGCAAGCGAAACCGGCCCTTCGCGTCGGGGCGGCTGCCCGTGGTGTGGGGGGTGATCGCCGGGCCGCTTCTGATGGTCGTCGGGATCGGCACGGCGATGAGGCTCGACCCGCTGGTGGGCGCGGTGCTCGTGGGCTACGCCGTGATGACGCTCGCGTACTCGGCCTATCTGAAGACGCAGCCTCTGGTCGACGTGTTCACCCTCGCGATGCTCTACACCCTGCGCATCGTGGCCGGCGGGATCGCCGTCGGAGAACCGGCGTCGATCTGGCTCCTGAGCTTCTCGAGCTTCTTCTTCCTCTCCCTGGGCTTCCTGAAGCGCTACGTGGAGGTCGCTCAGCTCGACCCGGAGGGCGACCGGATCCACCGCCGAGGCTACGGGCGCGGGGAGGAAGACCCCCTCTTGGTGATGGGAGTGGCCAGCAGTTTCGCCGCCTCGATCGTGCTCGCCCTCTACGTCGACTCCGCGATCGCGGAGTCGATCTATCACAACCCGGATGCGGTGTGGGGTTTCGTACCCCTGTCGCTGTTCTGGCAGATGCGCATGTGGCTCGCCGCGGAGCGGGGCTTCGTGGACGACGACCCGATCACCTACGCCGCCTTCGACTGGGTGTCGGCACTGGTGATCCTGGCCGGTGCGGGCTTCTACATGGCGGCGGTGGGCATCACACCGTGACCCCCGAGGGGGGCGGGGTGCTCGACAACCTCGTGGTGGGCACGGGGCATGCGGGGATCGCCGCAGCGATGGCGCTGCGCGCGCAGGGCCGCGCCTTCGAGGTGGTCGATCTCGGCTTCGATCTGCCGTCCGATCGGCGGCGCGAGGTGGAGGGCCTCGCCGCCCTGCCCCCGGACCGATGGGATCGCGCCACGACCCGCCGGCTCTTTCCCGCCCCCGCCGCCTCCCGCTCGGGCGTGGCGGCCCGCCTCGCCTTCGGTTCCGACTTCGTCTACCGTCCGAGTCCCTTCCTCGAGGTGATCGCGCGCGGCGCCGAGGTGAAGGTGAGCCACGCCTTCGGGGGCTTCGGCAACGTGTGGGGCGGGGCGATGCTGCCCTGGGGGCCGAGATCGCTGAGCAGTTGGCCGCTTCCGCCTTCGGAGATGGCCGACGCCTATCGGCGGGTACTCGACTACGTTCCCCTGGCGGCGGAGCACGACGACCTCGCGCACGACTTTCCGCTGCATACGGACGCCCCCGTCCCAATGCGTCGGTCGCCCTGGACCGAGGCGATCCTGGGCGGGCTCCACCGGCGCCGCGACGCACTGGCTCGCGACGGGGTGCGGGTCGGCCGGGCCCGAATGGCGGTGGACGCCGCGGGCGGGGTGACCGGCTGCCGCTACTGCGCCCGCTGCCTGGACGGCTGCGCGTACGATGCACTGTTCAACCCGCGCACCCTCTGGCGACGGCTCGAGGGCGAGGGCGCCACCCTCCATCGCGGCTGGTACGCCTGTGCGTTGGAGGAGGACGACGACGTCGTGCATCTCACCGCCCGCAACGTGCGCGACGGTTCCACCCGCCGGTTCACCACGCGACGGCTCTACCTGGCCACCGGCCAGCTCTCCACCGCTCGAATTCTGCTGCGCTCGCTCGGCGCCTTCGATCGCGCGGTGCGCGTGGCCGACAGCCAGTACTTCTTCTTCCCGCTGCTGCTGTGGCGCGGGCTCGACGCCCCGGTCGACTTCACCCTTGCAGAGGCCTTCGCCGAGGTGTCCGACGACCGCATCACGACGCGCGACGTGCACCTGCAGCTCTACGCCCCGAACGACATCATCCTCGACACCATCCGGTCCACCCTGCCCGGCCTCGTGCCGACCGGCTGGCTCGAGCGGCGCTTCGTGCTGGTGCAGGGGTTTCTCCACTCCGACGACAGCGCCCATCTCGAACTGACCGTGCGGGCGCCCCGCGACGGACACGACCGGGTGGAGGTGGCCGGGGTCGAGAATCCCCGCGCGATGCGGGTGGCCCGCGCCGTTCAGCGGGTGCTGCGCCGACGGCTGCGGGGTCTGGGCCTGGTACCGCCCACTCCCCCGACCCTGGTCGCGCCCGGACGGAGCTTCCACACGGGTGCCAGTTTTCCGATGGGAGGCGACGACCCCCTGACGAGCTCCGACCTGCAGGGACGTCCCGCCGGACTGCGGCGCACGCACATCGTCGACGCGGCCGCCTTTCCCGATGTCGCGGGCTCGACCATCGCCTTCACGATCATGGCCCACGCCGACCGGGTGGTCCGCGCGTCCGGGCCGGACACCGCCTAGTCGAGCGACTCGATCGACACGGCGGGGCCGTCGGCGCCGCCGAGCCGCACCGGACCCGGCGGCGTCACCTCGCGCCGCACGTAGCCGAGGCCCAGCGCCCCCTCGCGGGGCGAGGTGCCCACGCTCGTGAGATGCCCCACCGACCGCTCGCCGTCGTCCCTCCACAACTCGGTGCCGACGGCGGGGAGAGGGCCGTCGCCCAGCCGAATGCGGCGGAGATGCCGGTTCACGTGGCCGCGATCGCGAATCCGGACGATCACCTCCTGACCCGTGTAGCATCCCTTCGATGCATCGATGGCCCGGGCGTCGATCCCCGCCTCGGTGGGAATCTGATCGGTGAGATCGGCTCCGAAGGCCGGGCGACCGGCTTCGAGCCGCAGCGCCTCCCACACGCTCGACCCCACCGGCCGTACGCCCGCCTGCTCGAGCGCCGCGCGCACCGCGGCGATCACCTCGGCCTCGCCCACCAGATCCCAGGTGGGCTCGGAGACGTCGCCGCCGCGAATGCAGACCACGTCGCCCCCTGCGAACGATCCCGCCCGCAGATCGCCCTCGGCCATCGCTTCGTACTCCGCCGCGGCCCCTCCGAGCACCGCGGACAACCGCAGAGCACCCGTCGGGCCGAGCACCGAGAGCATGCCCGTGGCAGCCGACCGATCCTCCACCTTCGCCAGGCGAGGGGGAAGAAGCCGGCGGAGGTGTTCGGCGAGGGGCTGCGCGCCGGCCACCGGCACGTCGAGCACGAAACCGGCGCTCTCGCCCGCTTCCCCTCCGATCCGCCAGAGCCGGAGATCGCTGATCGTGCGCCCCTTGGGGGTGAGCACGACCGAGTATTCCGCACGAGCCCCTCCCCCGCCGCCGTCCGACGACCACGGCTCCGGGATCCGTCCGGTCACCACCCCCTGCAGCATGGCCGCCGGCTGCCTGCCTCGCAC contains the following coding sequences:
- the lysM gene encoding peptidoglycan-binding protein LysM, with the translated sequence MGIFDFIRNAGKKREAPSDTPAAAPEAPAGESAEEKLAEMRTGNAILRTILSMNLDVTNPMVDFDDGTATIRGAAADQATREKIVLIAGNTQGVSRVDDRMTVEEEAPEARFYTVESGDTLSKIAKEQYGDAMKYPVIFEANKPMLEDPDKIYPGQVLRIPEL
- a CDS encoding aminotransferase class III-fold pyridoxal phosphate-dependent enzyme yields the protein MSLITLDEALDLPLERANALFETHLNRYLLRVFKILGFSEMDIVGAEGTVIHLRDGRRILDFSGGIGICGVGHNHPRVLAAERACQERKVIDLLRLAPHPLQGALAHNIAQCLPAPLDVSFFTVSGAEAVEGAMKLCERIQGPKGKTKFIAMQGAFHGKLHGSLSITTASRFQEGFIMGVPPEHVVTVPYGDAAAVAAAIRDATTDGANDIIAVIVEPIRGEACEVPPVGYLTEIARICRENDVMTIFDEVKTGMGRTGRFAAFMHEDVVPDVTTLAKSLGGAKRAVGAMVTSQENWDKAYGRVKDCTLHSTGFGGLGSTMAVALETINIMHDEGLIERCAELGEYFGGRLRALQERHPKTVAEVRGRGLFQALRFRFKETFAARVAGITGNEIFRSYQSVMIGALSRELYTRHDVLTHFQPGALDILHFMPPLVVEKEEIDRVVDALDDILTRGMTDATVRFVTANARRVMGL
- a CDS encoding UbiA family prenyltransferase, with product MTTEALPLVVDLDGTLVRSDTLVENWLRVIRYQPWTVFYTPLWILRGRAWLKNEVARRAELRPEHLPYHEELVAWLREQREAGREIHLATAANTRIAEPIAAHLGLFDRVFASTPDRNLKGAVKAEVLCSEFGRGRFVYAGNDRSDLVVWSESAAAVLVEAPPGVTRRVKGPVEARFSRESNRFRDMLRAMRLYQWVKNLLVFLPLVTSNGLLRASSLADALITFMAFSLLASGVYLVNDLFDLGADRQHPRKRNRPFASGRLPVVWGVIAGPLLMVVGIGTAMRLDPLVGAVLVGYAVMTLAYSAYLKTQPLVDVFTLAMLYTLRIVAGGIAVGEPASIWLLSFSSFFFLSLGFLKRYVEVAQLDPEGDRIHRRGYGRGEEDPLLVMGVASSFAASIVLALYVDSAIAESIYHNPDAVWGFVPLSLFWQMRMWLAAERGFVDDDPITYAAFDWVSALVILAGAGFYMAAVGITP